The following is a genomic window from Serratia ficaria.
TTACTGGTATATGGCGCCGACCGTTTAGTTTACGGTGCTGCGGTGATTTCCCGCTCGCTCGGCGTGCCGCCGCTGATTATCGGCATGACCATCGTCGGCATCGGCACCTCGCTGCCGGAGCTGATCGTCTCGACCACCGCCGCGCTGAACGGGCAAATAGACATGGCCGTGGGGAACGTATTGGGTTCCAACATCGCCAATATTTTATTGATCCTCGGGGTCGCCGCGCTGATCCATCCGCTGGCGGCGCGTTCGGAAGTGCTGCGCCGCGAACTGCCGCTGATGTTGGCGGTCACAGTATTGTGCGGTTTCGTGCTGATGGACGGCACCCTGAGCCGGCTGGACGGCGTGCTGCTGCTGGCCGCCGCCGCCGGGTTCATTCTGCTGATGCTGAAAATCGCCCGGCTGGCGCAGCGCGAAGGCAGCGACAGCCTGACCGTCGAGCAGCTAGCCGAACTGCCGCAGGACAGCAGCAACACCGTGGCGGTGCTGTGGCTGGTGCTGGCGTTCATCATTCTGCCGCTGTCGTCCAAAATGGTGGTCGATAACGCCACGGTGATCGCGCACTACTTCGGCATCAGCGAACTGGTGGTCGGGCTGACCGTCATCGCCATCGGCACCAGCCTGCCCGAACTGGCCACCACCATCGCCGGCGCACTAAAGGGCGAGGATGATATGGCGATTGGTAATATCATCGGCTCCAATATTTTCAACACGGTGATCGTGCTGGGCGTCCCCGCCCTGCTGTCGCCGGGCAGCGTTGACGCCGCCGCGTTCCAGCGCGATTACTGGGTGATGCTGGCGGTCAGCATTCTGCTCAGCGCCCTGTGCATCGGCCGCAAGCATCGCATCGGCCATCTGGCGGGCGCTCTGTTATTATGTGGCTTTATTGCGTATCTTGCGGTGCTGTTCTTTAACCCTTTCAATACTTTCGGCTAAACCGACGGGAATGAGCATGTCGAACATACAGTTGCAACCTGGCTTCGATTTTCAACAGGCCGGCAAAGAAGTGCTCCAGATCGAGCGCGAAGGGCTGGCTCAGCTCGACGGCCATATCGATGCGAACTTTACCCGCGCCTGCGAAGCCATCGCCGCCTGCGGCGGCAAAGTGGTGGTGATGGGCATGGGCAAGTCCGGCCACATCGGCTGCAAGATCGCCGCCACCTTCGCCAGCA
Proteins encoded in this region:
- a CDS encoding calcium/sodium antiporter, whose amino-acid sequence is MFLAIALLIVGLFLLVYGADRLVYGAAVISRSLGVPPLIIGMTIVGIGTSLPELIVSTTAALNGQIDMAVGNVLGSNIANILLILGVAALIHPLAARSEVLRRELPLMLAVTVLCGFVLMDGTLSRLDGVLLLAAAAGFILLMLKIARLAQREGSDSLTVEQLAELPQDSSNTVAVLWLVLAFIILPLSSKMVVDNATVIAHYFGISELVVGLTVIAIGTSLPELATTIAGALKGEDDMAIGNIIGSNIFNTVIVLGVPALLSPGSVDAAAFQRDYWVMLAVSILLSALCIGRKHRIGHLAGALLLCGFIAYLAVLFFNPFNTFG